One region of Chryseobacterium sp. C-71 genomic DNA includes:
- a CDS encoding T9SS type A sorting domain-containing protein, protein MKIRLLFAGLVLSAFTANAQLATLNENFESAVVSTPANYNNMVNGWTNKKVVDRTVYIDQATGNKYLQFYAGGSAATDVFLISPQIVAPDGTKQLAFTATPTAGSTLEVGLIDDPATLTANSGVPASYQLLQTYVFSDTNTPVITPFTIPASSKQYIVFRFRNPQLMGSPFPPPGPSHAALAIDNIVYNTAGNLSVSDDAFTKNNAIKFAVNTQNTALQFVGKVQPKTVEIYSAAGQQVAAGKVSSSNFDISTLQSGVYYIFIETTDDKAVKSKFIKK, encoded by the coding sequence ATGAAAATAAGATTACTTTTTGCAGGGTTGGTTTTATCAGCTTTTACAGCAAATGCTCAATTGGCTACACTAAATGAAAATTTCGAAAGTGCAGTTGTATCAACTCCAGCAAACTATAATAATATGGTGAATGGATGGACAAATAAAAAAGTTGTAGATCGTACGGTTTACATCGATCAAGCAACTGGTAATAAATATCTTCAGTTTTATGCTGGTGGGTCTGCAGCTACAGATGTATTTCTTATTTCTCCACAAATTGTAGCTCCAGATGGAACTAAACAACTTGCATTTACAGCTACTCCAACAGCAGGATCCACTCTCGAAGTTGGTTTAATAGATGATCCAGCTACTCTTACTGCCAATTCAGGTGTTCCAGCATCTTATCAGCTTTTACAAACTTATGTTTTTTCGGATACTAATACTCCTGTAATCACTCCTTTTACAATACCTGCATCTTCAAAACAGTATATTGTATTTAGATTCCGTAATCCTCAGCTGATGGGTTCTCCTTTTCCTCCACCGGGACCTTCCCATGCTGCTTTAGCAATTGATAATATAGTTTATAACACAGCTGGTAATCTTTCTGTTTCAGATGATGCTTTCACTAAAAATAATGCTATAAAGTTTGCTGTAAATACACAAAATACAGCACTTCAGTTTGTAGGTAAAGTACAGCCTAAAACTGTAGAAATTTACTCTGCTGCAGGGCAACAGGTTGCTGCTGGTAAAGTAAGCAGCTCCAACTTTGATATCAGTACACTTCAATCCGGAGTTTATTATATCTTTATCGAAACTACTGATGATAAAGCTGTAAAATCTAAATTTATTAAAAAATAA
- a CDS encoding putative quinol monooxygenase, whose product MNLHIVALFKFNENYLMEAVELFQKLVRETRKEEGCLQYELIEDNEQKGTFFLIELWESAEHHNRHNGTDHLFEFRKNTSKILTETAQVYKGFKIY is encoded by the coding sequence ATGAATTTACATATAGTTGCACTTTTCAAGTTCAATGAAAATTATCTGATGGAAGCCGTTGAGCTTTTTCAGAAGCTGGTGAGAGAAACAAGAAAGGAAGAAGGATGTCTGCAGTACGAATTGATTGAAGATAATGAGCAAAAAGGAACTTTTTTCCTGATTGAGTTATGGGAAAGCGCAGAACATCACAACCGCCACAACGGAACCGATCATCTTTTTGAATTCAGAAAAAATACTTCAAAAATTTTAACCGAAACCGCACAGGTTTATAAAGGTTTTAAGATTTATTAA